A genomic stretch from Setaria viridis chromosome 1, Setaria_viridis_v4.0, whole genome shotgun sequence includes:
- the LOC117838628 gene encoding bZIP transcription factor 44, with translation MASSSGSGSSGSLSAATAALAAAAGTGEELRALMEQRRAKRMLSNRESARRSRMRKQRHLDDLTAQAAHLRRENAHVATALGLTAQGLLAVDAENAVLRTQAAELAARLASLNDIIACMNTNAAAAAGAVAVSLTAAAAAAASASSDAYLAFDGAAAIDDLLRSCPEMFPLC, from the coding sequence ATGGCTTCCTCGAGCGGGAGCGGCAGCTCGGGCTCGCTCTCCGCGGCGAccgcggcgctcgccgccgccgcgggcacgGGGGAGGAGCTACGGGCGCTCATGGAGCAGCGTCGCGCCAAGCGGATGCTCTCCAACCGCGAGTCCGCGCGCCGGTCGCGGATGCGCAAGCAGCGCCACCTCGACGACCTCACCGCGCAGGCTGCGCACCTGCGCCGCGAGAACGCGCACGTCGCCACCGCGCTCGGCCTCACCGCGCAGGGActcctcgccgtcgacgccgagAACGCCGTACTCCGCACCCAggccgccgagctcgccgcgcgcctcgcctccctcaACGACATCATCGCCTGCATGAacaccaacgccgccgccgccgccggggccgtcgCCGTCTcactcaccgccgccgcagccgccgctgctTCCGCTTCCTCCGACGCCTACCTCGCcttcgacggcgccgccgccatcgacgaCCTCCTCAGATCCTGCCCGGAGATGTTCCCGCTCTGCTAG
- the LOC117863225 gene encoding uncharacterized protein isoform X2, with the protein MIWALFIMQLASHGTRSEETMQFVPHCDHEEVSDLQPISSQLNTVEGSTEHLASCEIKPVSIDDDNENIDANEETHLVIQDVPQCRICLDNEGDDLIAPCRCKGTQKYVHRSCLDNWRSTKVVAFLGMVVYRFYGDELREMFGYEEHPYAFYAMAILAIVLVGLLYGFFIAIICGQRITERHYHVLAKQELTKEYIVEDLEGADQVPDLDPSHVTELKVLGLY; encoded by the exons ATGATTTGGGCGTTGTTTATAATGCAGTTGGCTTCTCATGGCACTCGGTCAGAAGAAACAATGCAGTTTGTACCCCATTGTGATCATGAGGAAGTGTCAGATTTGCAGCCAATAAGCTCACAACTAAACACAGTCGAGGGATCCACAGAACATCTAGCCTCATGTGAAATCAAGCCAGTTAGCATTGATGATGACAATGAAAATATTGACGCCAATGAAGAAACTCACCTTGTTATTCAAGATGTCCCTCAATGTCGGATTTGCCTTGATAATGAAG GTGATGACTTGATTGCGCCATGCCGTTGCAAGGGAACACAGAAGTATGTCCATAGGTCCTGCCTTGATAACTGGAGGTCGACAAAG GTAGTTGCTTTCTTGGGTATGGTGGTATACAGATTTTATGGAGATGAACTGCGAGAAATGTTTGGTTATGAAGAGCACCCATATGCTTTCTACGCCATGGCAA TATTGGCTATTGTTTTGGTTGGTTTGCTGTATGGGTTCTTCATTGCTATAATATGTGGGCAGAGGATAACTGAACGGCATTACCATGTTCTTGCAAAGCAAGAGCTAACCAAG GAGTATATCGTAGAGGATCTTGAAGGAGCTGATCAAGTGCCAGACCTTGATCCTAGCCATGTTACAGAGTTGAAGGTATTGGGACTCTATTGA
- the LOC117863225 gene encoding uncharacterized protein isoform X1: protein MIWALFIMQLASHGTRSEETMQFVPHCDHEEVSDLQPISSQLNTVEGSTEHLASCEIKPVSIDDDNENIDANEETHLVIQDVPQCRICLDNEGDDLIAPCRCKGTQKYVHRSCLDNWRSTKEGFAFSHCTECRAAFLLRANVPPDRWWLRLKFQLLVVRDHTLIFFIVQLVVAFLGMVVYRFYGDELREMFGYEEHPYAFYAMAILAIVLVGLLYGFFIAIICGQRITERHYHVLAKQELTKEYIVEDLEGADQVPDLDPSHVTELKVLGLY from the exons ATGATTTGGGCGTTGTTTATAATGCAGTTGGCTTCTCATGGCACTCGGTCAGAAGAAACAATGCAGTTTGTACCCCATTGTGATCATGAGGAAGTGTCAGATTTGCAGCCAATAAGCTCACAACTAAACACAGTCGAGGGATCCACAGAACATCTAGCCTCATGTGAAATCAAGCCAGTTAGCATTGATGATGACAATGAAAATATTGACGCCAATGAAGAAACTCACCTTGTTATTCAAGATGTCCCTCAATGTCGGATTTGCCTTGATAATGAAG GTGATGACTTGATTGCGCCATGCCGTTGCAAGGGAACACAGAAGTATGTCCATAGGTCCTGCCTTGATAACTGGAGGTCGACAAAG GAAGGTTTTGCATTTTCACATTGCACTGAGTGTCGAGCTGCATTCTTGCTTCGTGCAAATGTACCTCCAGATAGATGGTGGTTAAGGTTGAAGTTTCAACTTCTGGTAGTTAGGGATCACACATTGATCTTCTTTATTGTGCAACTG GTAGTTGCTTTCTTGGGTATGGTGGTATACAGATTTTATGGAGATGAACTGCGAGAAATGTTTGGTTATGAAGAGCACCCATATGCTTTCTACGCCATGGCAA TATTGGCTATTGTTTTGGTTGGTTTGCTGTATGGGTTCTTCATTGCTATAATATGTGGGCAGAGGATAACTGAACGGCATTACCATGTTCTTGCAAAGCAAGAGCTAACCAAG GAGTATATCGTAGAGGATCTTGAAGGAGCTGATCAAGTGCCAGACCTTGATCCTAGCCATGTTACAGAGTTGAAGGTATTGGGACTCTATTGA
- the LOC117864554 gene encoding uncharacterized protein → MDPAAADPAGSGAPPPKEFDGSGAPGGGAAEGSAPRPVVAGLGDLRAGIPESSGQSEACLHPCNKDIPQFTADGAKQCGDRVSLLPLAGALQTEAPCLTLGRDSNAASVEKLHGSDPLSCGKENIGTDLQSKPDAEHGENRMSSAHLGLDLNTVDSSDAAELNPFFPYKKLGQSKVSDPSECGSTTGATEESESHRKWREMKQNGFLSSSHGKAVVPRPRGRPPKRKRDDEFKKNTSTQHGQANKFVKVAAPSGLLSGLNPGIINHVRNSKQVYSIIKAMVHSERLENENQPACTSRTSERGKEVSERIQDHNYGGGFMKCHFMMKDNNAMFHQTLPTTSQFLPQDGDSLKLQLSSAAAASSDRTCSTSADDLASNHDYMTLLSVKAASVASQWLELLHQDIRGRLAALKRSRKRVRNALHTELPYLISTEFSSNQENESSIANTSESGCTDKAVSEAHAARWKSLFVQMDRALQEEGKHLENRLKQVQEMQLNCDKGLKHMTSDAPLLGPMAELWKLKNPDTSESEWAVQAAAASIYSTCNMVMRTENVPCF, encoded by the exons ATGGACCCCGCGGCCGCGGATCCCGCCGGAtcgggcgcgccgccgcccaag GAATTCGACGGGAGCGGagcgcccggcggcggggctgcggaggggagcgcgccgcggccggtggtggctgggTTGGGAG ATCTGAGGGCAGGAATTCCGGAATCTTCGGGTCAATCTGAAGCATGTTTGCATCCATGTAACAAGGATATTCCTCAATTCACTGCTGATGGTGCCAAACAATGTGGAGATAGAGTGTCTTTATTGCCTCTGGCTGGGGCACTTCAGACAGAAGCTCCTTGTCTGACCTTGGGTCGTGATTCCAATGCAGCATCAGTGGAGAAGCTGCATGGTAGTGATCCTTTGTCATGTGGTAAAGAGAACATTGGGACAGATCTCCAGTCTAAGCCTGATGCAGAACATGGTGAGAATAGGATGAGTTCTGCACATCTTGGATTGGACCTAAACACAGTAGATAGTTCTGATGCAGCTGAGCTTAATCCCTTCTTCCCCTACAAGAAGCTGGGGCAGTCAAAAGTCAGCGATCCATCGGAATGTGGCAGTACTACTGGTGCTACAGAAGAGAGCGAGTCGCACAGAAAGTGGAGAGAAATGAAACAGAATGGCTTTCTTTCTTCATCTCATGGAAAGGCAGTGGTGCCTAGGCCACGTGGTCGACCCCCCAAAAGGAAAAGGGATGATGAATTCAAGAAGAACACTTCCACACAACATGGCCAGGCTAACAAGTTTGTGAAGGTTGCTGCTCCTAGTGGCCTATTATCTGGGCTAAACCCTGGAATCATTAACCATGTGAGAAATAGCAAGCAAGTTTACTCCATAATAAAGGCTATGGTACACTCTGAGAGGCTTGAGAATGAGAATCAGCCTGCTTGTACTAGTCGAACAAGTGAAAGAGGGAAAGAAGTTAGTGAGAGAATTCAGGATCATAACTATGGGGGTGGTTTCATGAAGTGCCATTTCATGATGAAAGATAATAATGCGATGTTTCACCAAACACTGCCTACCACATCACAGTTCCTTCCACAGGATGGTGATAGTCTTAAACTGCAACTCTCATCAGCGGCCGCTGCGTCTTCAGATAGGACCTGCAGTACATCAGCTGATGATCTTGCATCTAATCATGATTACATGACTTTATTGTCAGTAAAAG CGGCCAGTGTTGCTTCTCAGTGGTTGGAGCTACTTCATCAGGACATAAGGGGGCGCCTTGCTG CTTTGAAGCGCAGCAGGAAGAGAGTCAGAAATGCTCTTCACACGGAACTACCTTACCTAATTTCAACAGAGTTTTCATCTAATCAAGAGAATGAATCATCTATTGCGAATACTTCTGAGTCTGGATGTACTGACAAAGCAGTTTCAGAAGCACATGCGGCGCGGTGGAAATCTCTCTTTGTTCAGATGGACAGAGCACTTCAGGAGGAGGGGAAACACCTG GAGAACCGGTTGAAGCAAGTGCAAGAAATGCAATTGAACTGTGACAAAGGCCTCAAACACATGACCAGTGATGCTCCACTGCTCGGGCCTATGGCTGAATTATG GAAGCTGAAGAACCCGGATACTTCTGAGAGTGAATGGGCGGTGCAAGCTGCTGCCGCGTCGATCTACTCGACGTGCAACATGGTCATGAGAACTGAAAACGTGCCTTGCTTCTGA
- the LOC117851824 gene encoding uncharacterized protein: MSSSPSAANLLALLRRNAASPAVALRLFLHLSSAASPPPPRSTSFLARLLAAQPAADALLPRLLRHVLSFPDPSPHLLALLSCSDALPLRLALPAFRSLLALASAPPPPTPVYNRLILAALRESRLDLVEALYKDLLLAGAEPDVFTRNLLLQALCDAGRMELAQRVFDAMPARNEFSFGILTRGYCRAGRSVDALKVLDRMPTINLVVCNTVVAGFCREGQVEEAERLVERMRAQGLAPNVITFNARISALCKAGRVLDAYSIFKDMQEEWQQGLPRPDQVTFDVMLSGFCDAGFVDEARVLVDIMRCGGFLRRVESYNRWLAGLVRNGKIGETQELLREMTHEGIQPNSYTYNIIVSGLCKEGKAFDVRRVEDFIRSGVMTPDVVTYTSLLHAYCSKGNTAAANRVLDEMAQKGCAPNSFTYNVLLQSLWRAGRITEAESLLERMSEKGYSLDTASCNIIIDGLCRNSRLDVAMGIVDGMWQEGNVALGRLGNSFLTVTSDSSSRQRCLPDRITYSILISALCKEGRFDEAKKKLLEMIVKDISPDSVIYDTFIHGYCRHGKTSLAIKVLRDMEKKGCNPSTRTYNLLIRGFEEKHNSDEIIKLMSEMKDKGISPNVMTYNSLIKSFCERGMVNKAMPLLDEMLQNEIVPNITSFDLVIKAFCKIADFPSAHMVFDAALRTCGQKEVLFCLMCTEVSTYGRWIEAKNILETALEMRISIQSFPYKQIIAGLCEAGEMDHAHNLLKLLISKGYTFDPAAFMPVIDALSNKGKKQDADMLSEKMMEMADFNDGLGTYSGKITPGSRRHEHAKNGQSDWRALLHRDDSARTIMKITRRVRTGWGQRGNVYEHKQQQNDDFYVLENTG; the protein is encoded by the exons atgtcctcctccccctccgccgccaacCTGCTCGCGCTCCTCCGCCGCAacgccgcctccccggccgtcgccctccgcctcttcctccacctctcctccgcggcctcccctccgccgccgcgctccaccTCATTCCTcgcccgcctcctcgccgcgcagcccgccgccgacgcgctcctcccgcgcctcctccgccacgtCCTCTCCTTCCCCGATCCCTCGCCccacctcctcgcgctcctctccTGCTCCGACGCCCTCCCGCTGCGCCTCGCCCTCCCCGCCTTCCGCTCCCTCCTCGCGCTcgcgtccgcgccgccgccacccacccccGTCTACAACCGCCTCATTCTCGCGGCGCTCCGCGAGTCCCGACTCGACCTCGTCGAGGCGCTCTACAAggacctcctcctcgccggcgccgagccGGACGTCTTCACTCGCAACCTCCTGCTCCAGGCACTCTGTGACGCGGGCCGGATGGAGCTTGCACAGAGGGTGTTCGACGCAATGCCCGCCAGGAACGAGTTCAGTTTTGGGATCCTGACTCGTGGGTACTGCCGTGCGGGGAGGAGCGTCGATGCCCTTAAGGTACTCGACAGAATGCCGACCATCAACCTAGTGGTCTGCAACACGGTGGTTGCAGGGTTCTGCCGGGAGGGCCAGGTGGAGGAGGCTGAGAGGCTGGTGGAGCGGATGCGCGCCCAGGGCCTCGCACCGAATGTTATCACGTTCAATGCGAGGATCTCGGCACTCTGCAAGGCTGGGAGGGTGCTGGATGCGTACAGTATTTTCAAGGACATGCAGGAGGAGTGGCAACAGGGGCTGCCGAGGCCTGACCAGGTGACATTTGACGTGATGCTTAGTGGGTTCTGTGATGCTGGGTTTGTTGATGAGGCGAGGGTGCTGGTGGATATTATGAGGTGCGGTGGGTTCCTGAGAAGGGTGGAGAGTTACAACCGCTGGTTGGCAGGGTTGGTAAGGAATGGGAAGATTGGTGAGACACAGGAGCTGCTGAGGGAGATGACACATGAGGGAATCCAGCCTAATAGCTACACATACAACATTATTGTCTCAGGATTGTGCAAGGAGGGCAAGGCGTTTGATGTGAGGAGAGTAGAGGATTTCATTAGGAGTGGTGTGATGACCCCAGATGTTGTGACTTACACTAGTTTGCTCCATGCTTATTGCTCAAAGGGCAACACTGCTGCGGCCAACAGGGTTCTTGATGAGATGGCACAGAAGGGATGTGCGCCAAATTCGTTTACGTATAACGTTCTGCTGCAGAGTCTATGGAGGGCTGGTAGGATCACAGAGGCAGAAAGCTTGTTAGAGAGGATGTCTGAGAAAGGCTACAGTTTGGATACAGCAAGCTGCAATATCATTATTGATGGACTGTGCAGGAATAGTAGATTAGATGTGGCGATGGGCATTGTTGATGGGATGTGGCAAGAAGGAAATGTGGCTCTTGGCCGACTAGGGAATTCATTCCTTACTGTAACTAGTGATTCTTCGAGCAGACAAAGATGTCTTCCTGATCGAATTACTTATTCTATTCTGATAAGTGCATTGTGCAAAGAAGGTAGGTTTGATGAAGCAAAGAAGAAATTACTCGAGATGATAGTGAAAGATATTTCCCCTGATTCAGTCATATACGACACCTTTATTCATGGCTATTGTAGGCATGGAAAGACCTCTTTGGCTATTAAGGTTCTTAGGGACATGGAAAAGAAAGGTTGTAATCCAAGCACAAGGACATACAATTTATTGATTCGGGGATTTGAAGAAAAACACAATTCGGATGAAATCATTAAACTAATGAGTGAAATGAAGGATAAGGGAATTTCTCCTAATGTGATGACCTACAATAGCTTGATCAAGTCCTTCTGTGAACGGGGAATGGTTAATAAGGCCATGCCTCTTTTGGATGAGATGCTACAGAATGAAATAGTTCCAAATATAACTTCTTTTGACTTGGTGATTAAGGCCTTTTGCAAGATTGCTGATTTCCCTTCAGCTCATATGGTCTTTGATGCTGCTTTGAGAACATGTGGGCAGAAGGAAGTGCTCTTTTGCTTAATGTGCACTGAAGTCTCAACTTATGGTAGATGGATAGAAGCCAAGAACATCCTAGAAACAGCACTTGAAATGAGGATCTCTATCCAGAGTTTCCCATATAAGCAGATAATTGCTGGACTCTGTGAAGCTGGGGAGATGGATCATGCACATAATCTTCTCAAGCTGTTAATATCTAAAGGATATACATTTGATCCAGCAGCATTCATGCCAGTGATAGATGCACTAAGtaataaaggaaagaagcagGATGCTGATATGCTGTCAGAGAAAATGATGGAAATGGCAGACTTTAATGATGGTCTTGGAACCTATTCTGGTAAGATTACTCCTGGAAGCCGGAGGCATGAGCATGCCAAGAATGGTCAGAGTGATTGGCGTGCTCTTTTGCACAG AGATGACAGCGCCCGCACAATTATGAAAATTACAAGGAGAGTGCGGACAGGATGGGGTCAAAGAGGCAACGTATACGAGCACAAACAGCAACAAAATGATGATTTTTATGTACTAGAGAACACTGGTTAA
- the LOC117841481 gene encoding uncharacterized protein: MAAAAAVPTPGDHACRRQWRYTWEALGHLPLLRLYVFPRPALPAAIPSGGLRADLRLEDSLLLLSFSLAGEAAPVALRVPVPRVLVDPAAPVECRAAGDHVEVRLALVLPVDHPVVAAAFPPPHGAEPPAPLVVRDDLKSLSTGDVHLYCKNCSARLTKQALRKIMEMPSVNWEDVADNWFGGCCTSFGGAGEKLVAQFINAYGRLEGTSLLDTTAITIETDYLESDLVAQVACSASSDFSAMEEAISDVSVGKGHASGKIKLNNSEEQANITTTHAQPPFILEKGHSVSSRETNGVTLQTDQSGTCEMEIDIDVNFEKPKNDSCVEKMEESNKEVDLSLVDPCHGCCVYEYNGKAEDNPLQMSLGNQKKQTMLETKRDYKLTKTISLGSGFIVKASNLLNDFEWVELLCGRCLSPLGSYPSQGSLVPADGRLRLFKCYTSTELPVMGPHDVFRGHTLERVFVNLLLEVAEDEISFRTLVRDLKTKRPILQLVLLSSKAWLSSGCCDENDMDGSHGTADLQPSVKLLYSDYSNASEADLRIVEEWSSKYRAEELYTMKRQIDELTDCLSSAMDNFPVSCSSLEGMHLSSLRR, from the exons atggccgccgccgccgccgtccccactCCCGGCGACCACGCTTgccggcggcagtggcggtACACGTGGGAAGCCCTGGGCCAcctcccgctcctccgcctCTACGTATTCCCCCGCCccgcgctccccgccgccatcccctccGGCGGTCTCCGCGCCGACCTCCGCCTCGAGgactccctcctcctcctctccttctcgcTCGCCGGGGAGGCCGCCCCCGTCGCGCTCAGGGTCCCCGTGCCGAGGGTGCTcgtcgaccccgccgcccccgtcgaGTGCCGCGCCGCGGGGGACCACGTCGAGGTCCGCCTCGCGCTCGTCCTCCCCGTCGACcaccccgtcgtcgccgccgcgttcccgccgccgcacggCGCCGAGCCTCCCGCGCCGCTCGTTGTGCGCGATG ATTTGAAGAGTCTGTCTACTGGAGACGTTCATTTGTATTGCAAGAATTGCTCAGCAAGGTTGACAAAACAGGCACTGAG GAAAATCATGGAAATGCCATCTGTAAATTGGGAAGATGTGGCTGACAATTGGTTTGGTGGATGTTGCACCTCATTTGGTGGTGCAGGCGAGAAGCTTGTAGCTCAGTTTATTAATGCATATGGTCGTTTAGAGGGAACAAGTCTACTGGATACAACTGCCATTACTATTGAAACAGACTATCTTGAGTCAGATTTAGTGGCTCAGGTAGCTTGTTCGGCGAGTAGTGATTTCAGTGCTATGGAAGAAGCTATATCTGATGTTAGTGTAGGAAAAGGTCATGCCTCTGGGAAGATAAAATTGAATAATTCAGAAGAGCAAGCAAATATCACCACTACTCATGCACAACCTCCATTTATTTTGGAAAAGGGACATAGTGTTAGTAGTAGAGAAACAAATGGAGTCACTCTTCAGACTGATCAATCTGGCACTTGTGAGATGGAAATCGATATTGATGTGAACTTTGAGAAGCCTAAAAATGACTCTTGTGTTGAGAAGATGGAGGAATCTAACAAAGAGGTCGATTTGTCACTGGTAGATCCTTGCCATGGCTGTTGTGTCTATGAATACAATGGGAAAGCTGAAGATAACCCTTTACAAATGTCCTTGGGGAACCAGAAAAAGCAGACCATGTTGGAGACTAAAAGAGATTACAAATTAACAAAAACTATTTCTCTGGGTAGTGGCTTCATCGTTAAAGCGTCTAACCTTTTGAATGATTTCGAGTGGGTTGAACTTCTCTGTGGTCGATGCCTATCACCTCTTGGGTCATACCCTTCTCAGGGTTCACTTGTTCCGGCTGATGGCCGTCTACGACTCTTCAAGTGCTACACATCTACAGAACTTCCTGTTATGGGGCCTCATGATGTGTTTAG GGGACATACATTGGAAAGAGTTTTTGTTAATCTGTTGCTCGAAGTTGCAGAAGATGAAATATCTTTTCGTACATTAGTCAGAGATTTGAAAACCAAAAGGCCCATCCTGCAACTAGTTCTTCTTAGTTCAAAAGCATGGTTATCTTCTGGTTGCTGCGATGAAAATGATATGGATGGTTCACATGGAACAGCAGATCTGCAGCCTAGTGTTAAACTCTTGTATTCGGATTATAGCAATGCTTCAGAAGCAGACTTAAG GATAGTAGAAGAGTGGTCATCCAAATATCGGGCTGAAGAGCTGTACACGATGAAGCGTCAAATAGATGAACTTACTGATTGCCTAAGCTCAGCAATGGACAACTTTCCGGTTTCTTGTTCTTCCCTTGAAGGGATGCACCTGTCATCCCTGAGGCGTTGA